A region from the Lolium perenne isolate Kyuss_39 chromosome 4, Kyuss_2.0, whole genome shotgun sequence genome encodes:
- the LOC127292647 gene encoding uncharacterized protein: MVSKLRWLWRAPVRALGRARDYYVRSITGCARYVPADAAFGGYPVLVPIAPLPRSYSSGDWAGAGEEDLRELIRASSQRRDDERRQVVQAVARSQSTAVGRSMAPIAEDAPCEFGGSGVGGLYSRSQSYAGGAAGRPRFHRKEAVLS; this comes from the coding sequence ATGGTCAGCAAGCTGAGGTGGCTGTGGAGGGCGCCGGTGCGGGCGCTGGGCCGCGCGCGGGATTACTACGTGCGGAGCATCACGGGGTGCGCGCGCTACGTCCCGGCCGACGCGGCCTTCGGCGGCTACCCGGTGCTCGTGCCCATCGCGCCGCTGCCCAGGAGCTACAGCAGCGGCGACTGGGccggcgccggcgaggaggaCCTCCGGGAGCTCATCCGCGCGTCCTCGCAGCGGCGCGACGACGAGCGGCGGCAGGTCGTCCAGGCCGTGGCCAGGAGCCAGAGCACGGCGGTGGGGCGCTCCATGGCGCCCATCGCCGAGGACGCGCCGTGCGAGTTCGGTGGTAGCGGCGTGGGAGGGCTCTACTCGAGGAGCCAGAGCTACGCCGGCGGCGCCGCTGGGAGGCCTCGGTTCCACAGGAAGGAGGCCGTCTTGAGCTGA